In Anthonomus grandis grandis chromosome 6, icAntGran1.3, whole genome shotgun sequence, one DNA window encodes the following:
- the LOC126737892 gene encoding uncharacterized protein LOC126737892 yields the protein MTSLLLVFAILKLISALPYAYPVPAQISSDYPTGLEYEGSVALNNDRNEIISPLSNVGDVVNSKINQAVNAKSIQFATPFPDSGRSSAVLETAAKESLPIQFDIKYGNLQQFVASLLHPKPIVDTIQEYEKYGNDGSKGRAFSTFVISGYEGLSNALNALVDVPFQASKTIGRQLTTSLNQVGGKLVGLA from the exons atgacTTCCCTTCTATTAGTTTTTGCCATTCTGAAGCTCATTTCAGCTTTGCCATATGCATATCCTGTACCTGCACAAATCTCAAGTGATTATCCCACAGGACTAGAGTACGAGGGATCTGTGGCACTAAAcaacgatcgtaatgaaatcaTTAGTCCATTGTCTAATGTTGGGGATGTGGTTAACAGTAAAATTAACCAAGCTGTAAATGCCAAA AGTATCCAATTTGCAACTCCCTTCCCAGATTCCGGCAGGTCATCAGCAGTATTAGAAACAGCAGCAAAAGAATCATTACCAATACAGTTTGATATTAAATATGGTAATCTTCAACAGTTTGTTGCCAGCTTACTACATCCAAAACCAATAGTGGATACCATACAGGAGTACGAAAAATATGGCAATGATGGCAGTAAAGGGAGAGCTTTTAGCACTTTTGTTATCTCTGGTTATGAAGGGTTGTCTAACGCTTTGAATGCCCTCGTAGAT GTACCGTTCCAAGCATCAAAAACAATCGGACGCCAGTTAACTACTTCGTTAAATCAAGTTGGGGGTAAATTAGTAGGATTGGCTTAA
- the LOC126737196 gene encoding tetraspanin-9 — protein sequence MSSSGYTCIRTVFCFVNVLFWITGCVLLAVGIWLRISYEGFATLLPQYALLSADVAAIVIGLVTFILSFFACCGSWVQSRCMLITYFSLVVFMFVAEFIFGSLAFVYRDSIKHTFVEKLQDGLSHNYNISEPSNNLVGIWDEIQSTFRCCGVENYEDWHMIDAWPDQLWVPDTCCLPANYGVGCGQQRSDSIYKSGCYKKIYEWFKERLLVIGLVGLTVAFVQLFGLISSMLLFCTVKHRRRSRTYKSYQ from the exons ATGTCCAGTAGTGGGTACACATGCATAAGGACAGTGTTTTGTTTTGTGAACGTACTATTTTGG ataactGGATGTGTGCTCTTGGCCGTTGGCATCTGGCTCAGAATCAGCTATGAAGGCTTCGCTACCCTTTTACCACAATATGCTTTACTTAGTGCGGATGTAGCCGCCATAGTAATTGGACTAGTCACTTTTATTCTTTCATTTTTTGCATGCTGTGGATCATGGGTTCAAAGCAGATGTATGCTAATAACC TATTTCAGTTTGGTGGTCTTCATGTTTGTGGCCGAGTTCATCTTCGGATCGTTGGCCTTCGTATACAGGGACAGCATAAAGCACACGTTTGTGGAGAAGTTGCAGGATGGCCTCTCGCATAATTATAACATCTCCGAGCCTAGCAATAATTTGGTTGGAATTTGGGATGAAATACAAAGTACG tTTAGATGTTGCGGAGTGGAAAACTACGAAGACTGGCACATGATAGATGCATGGCCGGACCAATTATGGGTCCCAGACACCTGCTGCCTACCAGCTAATTACGGCGTGGGTTGCGGTCAACAACGCAGCGATAGTATTTACAAAAGCGGATGCTACAAGAAAATTTATGAATGGTTTAAAGAACGCCTACTAGTCATCGGTTTAGTCGGGTTGACAGTTGCGTTTGTTCAG CTTTTCGGGTTGATATCTTCAATGCTGCTATTTTGCACCGTGAAGCACCGACGAAGATCAAGAACTTACAAATCTTATCAGTAA
- the LOC126737891 gene encoding nuclear RNA export factor 2-like, with protein MNHPEVNLMLLQRKPDSVEINDLNFNSGILAKHRSILRNAKFWHKFIVTNTAGLTRNEVLKVILDHLHPLDLIPVFYTKDSLNSNSYFFARNCEAAIEKLCQDNLTIPRSKTDSFRISIILNFANTDDVKIDVQKNVFIVLKKRFNSETQVLDLNSFYSDPDLTEYCPLSQPKIMYFVLHIAKSFAFEKLILSNNGIKLLNPLDVLIGLKLTSIDLSHNELQSLNDLGSLKHFNVKNLKLTGNKFCDCEEDEYINTIRLLCPTVKLLDGILVSSDKNPSSKRYSLCDYSSIDLVNQFLEHFFSVYDVDRRALLGLYHHQAMFSLTCVYLSGQLSSSTAFLKSYSNISRNLKKCADLTKPFEVLFQGRERIIDTICKLPPTEHDPYSFTADLIDKTETRAVMVVTGAFHEKPQSLLDKERFLGFSRTFALIQENGEWFIMNDMLHVYNGLSYQERNSFQNAFEPNKLINKELIPKPQEKSDYSDLISTMSKIANLKEDWAKKCLEECSYDLKASLELFVKLYKDDKFPPQAFITG; from the exons ATGAATCATCCAGAAGTTAACCTAATGCTTTTACAAAGGAAGCCGGACTCTGTGGAAATCaacgatttaaattttaatagcgGCATTTTGGCTAAACATAGGTCTATCTTAAGAAATGCAAAATTCTGGCataaatttatt GTAACCAATACTGCAGGTTTAACAAGAAATGAAGTTCTGAAAGTAATACTTGACCACTTGCATCCTTTAGACTTAATTCCTGTATTTTATACTAAAGATTCCCTTAAttctaattcatatttttttgcaagaaattGCGAAGCTGCTATTGAGAAATTATGCCAAGATAATTTGACTATTCCTCGTAGCAAAACTGATTCA ttccgaataagtattattttaaattttgctaacACTGATGATGTTAAAATTGATGTACagaaaaatgtgtttattgttttaaaaaaaaggtttaattcTGAAACTCAAGTTTTGGATTTGAACAGTTTTTACTCAGATCCAG ACTTGACCGAATACTGCCCTCTTTCCCAGccaaaaattatgtattttgtgCTTCATATTGCCAAGAGTTTCGCTTTTGAAAAACTAATACTTTCAAATAATGGAATAAAGCTTCTAAATCCTCTTGATGTGTTGATTGgtttaaaattaacttctaTTGATTTAAGTCACAATGAG CTTCAGTCATTAAATGACTTAGGgtcattaaaacattttaatgtgaaaaatttaaaactaacaGGGAACAAGTTTTGTGACTGTGAAGAAGATGAATATATTAATACAATTCGCCTTTTGTGTCCTACTGTTAAACTCTTG gATGGTATACTCGTTAGTTCTGATAAGAATCCAAGTTCAAAAAGATATTCTCTTTGTGACTATAGTTCCATCGACCTGGTGAACCAatttttagaacattttttCTCGGTATATGATGTTGATCGACGAGCGCTCTTAGGTTTGTACCATCACCAAGCTATGTTCTCTTTGACTTGCGTTTATTTGTCCGGACAATTGTCCTCTTCAACAGCATT ccTTAAGTCATACAGTAACATATCaaggaatttaaagaaatgCGCAGATCTTACTAAACCTTTTGAAGTACTATTTCAAGGGAGAGAGAGGATAATTGATACTATTTGTAAACTGCCTCCCACAGAGCATGATCCATACTCCTTTACCGCTGATTTAATAGATAAAACG GAAACAAGGGCTGTTATGGTAGTAACAGGCGCATTTCATGAAAAACCTCAGTCCTTATTAGACAAGGAAAGATTTCTTGGGTTTTCGAGAACGTTTGCCCTAATACAAGAAAACGGCGAATGGTTTATAATGAATGATATGCTTCACGTTTACAACGGATTATCGTACCAAGAACGCAATTCATTTCAGAACGCTTTTGAACcaaataaacttattaataaaGAACTTATTCCTAAACCACAAGAAAAAAGTGATTATTCAGATTTAATTTCGACCATGAgtaaaattgcaaatttaaaagaggACTGGGCTAAAAA atGTCTTGAAGAATGCTCGTATGATTTAAAGGCGTCTTTAGAACTGTTTGTTAAATTGTACAAGGATGACAAGTTTCCTCCACAAGCATTTATTACTGGATAA
- the LOC126737198 gene encoding protein THEM6, giving the protein MEALTIYAIFVTIVILLYLCFDVHYFLRILTTIGYGRIFEKRMKIDTQTEIYGICTTQDLDIFFKHMNNARYLRELDFARFHFYDRTGIYEEIKKVNGHALQTATNIRYRRTIPLGDRYKVTTKLITWDEKTLYIEQQFITLSDNFIRAIVWSKQNTIGLNVPEIMARLGSHDVSYRPPTPPELADWISSMEKSSASLRKKD; this is encoded by the exons ATGGAGGCTCTTACCATATACGCAATTTTTGTTACTATTGTCATACTTCTATACTTGTGTTTTGACGTTCATTATTTTTTGCGGATATTGACTACCATTGGATATGGCAGAATCTTTGAAAAAAGGATGAAAATCGATACTCAAACGGAAATTTACG GAATTTGCACCACCCAAGACCTCGACATATTCTTCAAGCATATGAATAACGCTCGATACCTGAGGGAGTTGGACTTCGCGAGGTTCCATTTCTACGATCGAACGGGAATTTATGAGGAAATCAAGAAGGTCAACGGACACGCTTTGCAAACGGCTACAAATATCCGATACCGGAGGACCATCCCATTGGGAGACCGTTATAAAGTTACTACCaaa cttATAACTTGGGATGAAAAGACTCTCTACATTGAACAGCAATTCATCACTTTATctgataattttattagagcTATCGTTTGgagtaaacaaaacacaatagGACTGAACGTACCAGAGATAATGGCGAGGCTTGGAAGTCATGATGTTTCTTACAGGCCTCCTACACCGCCTGAATTGGCAGACTGGATTTCATCTATGGAGAAATCAAGCGCTAGTTTAAGGAAAAAAGACTGA
- the LOC126737195 gene encoding histone PARylation factor 1 — MADNKTPITDREAYVKDPRIACKYGARCYQKNAVHHEKYKHPPPKRAKLNGDTTQPAKRLKMDVDNKTAGLPESTADQNEHLFTNKDNLSPQSSDQQEKLIPQENQEIKTESKQEGDTVEPQKEDPSTSDLGRTAKSFDVNTFIKQKFLVDMPKDFYQFWSFCKSLKEKCPQEALKDVGLTLVGPFDVLAGKFFDIPEQSEENYLIHWRYFRDPPEFQTVIRGDDRTGYHIGYYRDSPKDMPVFLASNHANTDGVFKVQGDNIFAAVYLYLEELKKIGDPFKKMHIGRFQGVIKKKAEELQFSLSEKSQKIRDRDKKVVVRPFSKIGVVVPYNRKTQVGYRELSISNKELTKLLTDIQKALPEQKPKLLSKLQNLLTNVSIATDECDFGTGIELGLDILAHGVDSINQTISRFLATNYRLMDREEFAKIAEAHMKNRKKGTQLSII, encoded by the exons atggcAGACAATAAAACGCCGATAACCGATCGAGAAGCGTATGTTAAGGATCCTCGAATAGCGTGTAAATATGGTGCCAGATGTTACCAAAAAAATGCAGTTCATCATGAAAAATACAAACATCCTCCTCCAAAA AGAGCAAAACTTAATGGAGACACTACACAACCTGCTAAAAGACTTAAAATGGATGTGGATAATAAAACAGCAGGCCTGCCAGAATCAACAGCTGATCAAAATGAACATTTGTTcacaaataaagataatttaagtCCACAATCATCTGACCAACAAGAAAAACTAATCCCACAAGAGAATCAAGAAATTAAAACTGAGAGTAAACAAGAGGGAGACACTGTTGAACCACAAAAAGAAGACCCCTCAACATCTGATCTTGGCAGGACAGCCAAAAGTTTTGATgttaatacttttataaaacagaaatttttAGTAGATATGCCCAAAGATTTCTATCAATTTTGGAGTTTCTGTAAAAGCCTAAAAGAGAAATGTCCTCAGGAAGCATTAAAAGATGTTGGGCTTACCTTGGTGGGACCATTTGATGTGCTAGCaggaaaattttttgatataccAGAACAATCTGAAGAAAATTACTTGATTCATTGGAGATACTTCCGTGATCCTCCTGAGTTTCAGACTGTTATTAGAGGTGATGATAGAACCGGTTATCATATTGGTTATTATAGAGACTCTCCTAAGGATATGCCAGTTTTTTTGGCAAGCAATCATGCAAACACTGACGGAGTGTTCAAAGTACAGGGAGATAATATTTTTGCTGCTGTATA TTTATACCTAGAGGAACTAAAGAAAATTGGGgatccttttaaaaaaatgcacattgGCAGGTTTCAAggtgtcattaaaaaaaaggctGAGGAACTTCAATTCAGCTTATCTGAAAAATCACAGAAGATAAGGGATAGAGATAAAAAAGTGGTTGTAAGGCCTTTTAGCAAAATTGGAGTCGTTGTACCCTACAATAGAAA GACTCAAGTTGGCTACCGAGAACTATCGATTAGCAATAAAGAACTCACAAAATTGCTAACAGATATACAGAAAGCTTTACCAGAACAAAAacctaaattattatcaaaattacaaaatctATTGACAAATGTAAGCATTGCGACAGATGAATGTGACTTTGGCACTGGAATTGAACTCGGGTTGGATATTCTTGCACATGGAGTGGACAGTATTAACCAAACCATTTCTCGATTCTTAGCTACTAATTATAGGCTTATGGATAGGGAAGAATTCGCGAAAATAGCTGAGGCACATatgaaaaatagaaagaaaggGACACAATTAAGTATAATTTAA